The Paenibacillus sophorae genome has a segment encoding these proteins:
- a CDS encoding NAD(P)-dependent oxidoreductase, which produces MKIAVIGASGKAGSRIVKEALDRGHEVTAIVRDASKASGSGAVVVEKDIFDLTSGDLSGFDAVVNAFGAPMGQEHLHVDAGNVLIEALKDAPGTRLIVVGGAGSLFVDEAQTIRVIDTPEFPDFVKPTALNQFKNLETLQGTDSLLWTFISPSAHFALGRRTGSYVKGKDQLLLNSKGESYVSYEDYAVAVLDEIEQPAHIRERFTLVSES; this is translated from the coding sequence ATGAAAATTGCAGTAATTGGAGCAAGCGGTAAAGCAGGAAGCCGGATCGTTAAAGAGGCGCTGGACAGAGGGCATGAGGTTACGGCAATTGTACGTGACGCGTCGAAAGCGTCGGGCAGCGGGGCGGTCGTCGTCGAAAAGGATATTTTCGATCTGACGTCCGGCGATTTGAGCGGATTTGATGCCGTTGTGAATGCCTTTGGCGCGCCGATGGGTCAGGAGCATCTGCATGTGGATGCCGGCAATGTGCTGATTGAGGCGCTGAAGGATGCGCCGGGTACCCGGCTGATCGTTGTAGGAGGGGCCGGCAGCCTCTTTGTGGACGAAGCTCAGACGATTCGTGTTATCGATACGCCGGAATTCCCGGATTTCGTGAAGCCGACCGCGCTGAATCAGTTTAAAAACTTAGAAACTTTGCAGGGAACGGATTCGCTTCTCTGGACGTTTATCAGCCCATCGGCGCATTTTGCTCTGGGCCGGCGGACTGGCTCTTATGTGAAAGGAAAAGACCAATTGCTGCTCAACTCCAAGGGCGAGAGCTATGTAAGCTATGAAGACTATGCGGTTGCCGTGCTGGACGAGATCGAGCAGCCGGCGCATATCCGCGAACGGTTTACGCTGGTTTCCGAATCCTGA
- a CDS encoding MBL fold metallo-hydrolase: MQIAQGIEMLEITAEVMGGTDTLYPVLLWEENHAVLVDTGYPGLLDKFKEAFARAGVAWSKLDTIIITHQDIDHIGGLPAILGEPHGTIKVLAHPIEQPYIEGERMLLKHTPEAIAAAAAMLPPHVPEEWRQAFLHRLAHPPKAKVDALIEDGQELPVAGGVTVIETPGHSPGHVSLYHPASRTLIAGDSLTFKEGVLHGPDPRVTPDMATALSSLRRLAGYAIETVICYHGGLYRGDAGRRIAELAEGLQ; the protein is encoded by the coding sequence ATGCAAATCGCCCAAGGAATTGAGATGCTGGAGATTACAGCCGAAGTGATGGGAGGAACAGATACCCTTTATCCTGTCCTGCTGTGGGAAGAAAATCATGCGGTGTTGGTCGACACGGGCTACCCGGGGCTGCTCGATAAATTCAAGGAGGCTTTTGCCCGTGCGGGAGTCGCTTGGTCCAAACTTGACACGATAATTATCACACATCAGGATATTGACCATATTGGCGGGCTTCCCGCAATACTGGGTGAGCCGCACGGGACGATCAAAGTGCTGGCGCATCCAATCGAACAGCCTTACATCGAAGGGGAACGGATGCTGCTTAAGCACACGCCGGAGGCGATTGCCGCAGCCGCAGCCATGCTCCCGCCTCATGTGCCGGAGGAATGGCGGCAGGCCTTTCTGCACCGTCTTGCCCACCCCCCCAAGGCAAAAGTGGATGCCTTGATCGAAGACGGCCAGGAGCTGCCGGTCGCAGGCGGCGTAACGGTCATCGAGACCCCCGGCCATAGCCCGGGGCATGTCAGCCTGTATCATCCTGCCAGCCGCACCCTCATCGCCGGCGACAGCCTGACGTTCAAAGAAGGCGTACTGCATGGTCCAGATCCCCGGGTGACTCCGGATATGGCGACCGCGCTGTCAAGTCTGCGCAGGTTAGCCGGCTATGCAATCGAGACGGTTATCTGCTACCACGGCGGACTGTACCGTGGGGATGCAGGCCGGCGCATCGCCGAATTGGCGGAAGGGCTTCAGTAA
- a CDS encoding Na+/H+ antiporter, which yields METFTAVLVLLGLIGLSKVVNRFIPFVPVPLIQIGFGVIVAAFPWGIHLTLEPELFFVLFIAPLLFNDGRRTPRAELWNLRAPILLLALGLVFATVLVAGYVIHWMIPSIPIAAAFALAAILSPTDAVAVSALAGRVHLPKSIHRVLEGESLMNDASGLVAFKFAVAAAVTGVFSLPQAIGSFILIAAGGLLAGAALSFLLIRLSVFIRRLGMEDVTVHVLLQILTPFLIYLVSEELGVSGILAVVAGGVVQAIEKDRTDSPQYKLQLVSASIWSVLLFILNGMVFLILGVSIPDVVSVIYRDTAVDNLTVVLYVLAITALLIVLRFLWVYLICTGKSQFKNGSKPSMRSRVLTSVSGVRGAVTLAGAFSIPLVLDDGSPFPERDLIIFLAAGVILTSLVVASVLLPLIARREEDSREESEQAARSRIMEASMAILRGAMAEDSRVAAISAAPGLPDTLPALPEIQDNRLINNPEEEYGKRCALKARLTGLQAERRELDGLIAGGSIPSEAGQAIMELLDHKEAFLSRGLDSQLRLSLGKLGRLFSGIFSKFPQGAGGSGVLPDGCIRDARIGMCRAAIDAIQEEMNDDNRDGYGRVAARYGLMLDRLENGPAVNVAEQEGRQLEWKLEAIQEQRDAVQRMYEDGTLRRRATAQLRWFVDELEMSIWED from the coding sequence TTGGAGACATTTACCGCAGTGCTTGTCCTTCTTGGTCTTATCGGCCTATCCAAAGTCGTTAACCGGTTCATTCCCTTCGTTCCCGTACCGCTTATTCAGATCGGCTTTGGGGTTATTGTCGCTGCCTTTCCTTGGGGGATTCACTTGACGCTGGAACCGGAGCTGTTCTTTGTCTTGTTCATTGCTCCGCTTCTGTTCAATGATGGAAGACGAACCCCGCGGGCCGAGCTTTGGAATCTGCGGGCTCCGATTCTGCTGCTGGCGCTTGGACTGGTATTTGCGACCGTACTGGTGGCGGGTTATGTCATCCACTGGATGATTCCGTCGATACCGATCGCGGCGGCGTTCGCGCTCGCGGCGATATTGTCGCCGACGGATGCGGTCGCTGTAAGCGCTCTGGCTGGCCGGGTCCATCTGCCGAAGAGCATCCACCGCGTGCTGGAAGGCGAGTCGCTGATGAATGACGCATCCGGCCTCGTTGCGTTTAAGTTTGCGGTCGCGGCGGCAGTCACCGGCGTGTTCTCTCTGCCCCAAGCGATTGGCAGTTTTATTCTCATCGCCGCCGGTGGACTGCTTGCCGGAGCCGCGCTGTCCTTTCTGCTGATTCGCTTAAGCGTGTTTATCCGGCGGCTGGGGATGGAGGATGTCACAGTACATGTTCTGCTGCAGATTCTGACCCCGTTCCTGATCTACCTGGTCAGTGAAGAGCTGGGAGTGTCGGGCATCCTGGCCGTGGTGGCTGGCGGCGTCGTTCAGGCCATTGAAAAAGACCGGACCGATTCCCCCCAGTACAAACTCCAGCTCGTATCGGCAAGCATATGGTCGGTGCTGCTGTTCATTCTGAACGGCATGGTATTCCTCATTCTCGGTGTTTCGATTCCGGATGTGGTGTCGGTTATATACCGGGATACGGCTGTCGATAACCTGACGGTGGTCCTATACGTGCTGGCGATCACGGCTCTGCTGATTGTACTGCGTTTCCTCTGGGTGTACTTGATCTGTACAGGGAAATCGCAGTTTAAGAACGGAAGCAAGCCGTCGATGAGGTCGCGGGTGCTTACCTCCGTTTCGGGCGTACGCGGAGCGGTTACCCTGGCCGGCGCTTTCTCCATTCCGCTTGTGCTGGATGACGGCTCGCCGTTTCCTGAGCGTGATCTAATTATTTTTCTGGCTGCTGGCGTCATTCTGACTTCCCTGGTGGTTGCAAGCGTTCTGCTTCCGCTCATCGCCCGCAGAGAGGAAGACAGCCGGGAAGAATCAGAACAGGCGGCAAGATCAAGAATTATGGAGGCCAGCATGGCGATACTCCGCGGGGCGATGGCAGAGGACAGCCGAGTCGCTGCCATTTCGGCTGCTCCAGGACTCCCGGATACGCTGCCGGCGCTGCCGGAAATACAGGATAACCGGCTTATCAACAATCCGGAGGAGGAATACGGCAAGCGGTGCGCACTCAAAGCGCGGTTGACCGGACTGCAGGCCGAGCGGAGGGAGCTGGACGGGCTTATCGCAGGCGGGTCCATTCCTTCAGAGGCGGGACAGGCGATTATGGAGCTTCTGGATCATAAAGAAGCATTCCTGTCCAGAGGACTGGATTCACAGCTCCGACTGTCGCTTGGCAAGCTGGGTCGGCTGTTCTCCGGAATATTCTCGAAATTTCCGCAAGGAGCCGGAGGTTCCGGCGTTCTCCCGGACGGATGCATTCGGGATGCCCGGATCGGGATGTGCCGCGCCGCGATAGACGCCATCCAGGAAGAGATGAACGATGATAACCGGGACGGTTACGGACGCGTGGCTGCCCGCTACGGCTTGATGCTTGACCGTCTGGAAAACGGCCCGGCCGTGAATGTGGCGGAGCAGGAAGGCCGGCAGCTGGAGTGGAAGCTTGAAGCGATCCAGGAGCAGCGCGACGCGGTCCAGCGGATGTATGAGGACGGAACTCTGCGCCGCAGAGCCACAGCCCAATTGCGCTGGTTCGTAGATGAACTGGAAATGTCGATTTGGGAGGATTAG
- a CDS encoding GNAT family N-acetyltransferase: protein MNREELSFVEIGEEHLAEATDIYNYYVLNTTVSFHTDRLTVQDMKRNMLTGDPRFKSYAVMLEGEMQGYVLITRHKNKQAYDVTGEISVYLKPECTGKRLGGPTLVFIERTAAEHGFHTLVATVCSENNPSRSFFESSGYEQSAYYKEIGRKFGRWLDIVVYQKRVEGVTA from the coding sequence ATGAACCGCGAAGAGCTGTCTTTCGTTGAGATCGGAGAGGAGCATCTGGCCGAAGCGACGGATATTTATAATTATTATGTGCTGAACACCACCGTGTCGTTTCACACCGACCGGCTGACGGTACAGGATATGAAACGGAACATGCTGACCGGCGATCCCCGTTTTAAATCCTACGCAGTTATGCTGGAAGGAGAGATGCAGGGATATGTATTAATTACCAGGCACAAGAACAAGCAGGCTTATGACGTGACCGGTGAAATCAGCGTGTATCTGAAGCCGGAATGTACAGGCAAAAGATTGGGAGGGCCAACATTGGTCTTTATCGAGCGGACAGCCGCCGAACACGGTTTTCATACGCTGGTGGCCACTGTATGTTCGGAGAATAACCCCAGCCGTTCCTTTTTTGAGAGCAGCGGTTATGAGCAGAGCGCCTACTATAAGGAAATTGGCCGTAAATTCGGCCGCTGGCTTGACATCGTCGTTTATCAAAAAAGAGTCGAGGGCGTAACCGCCTGA
- a CDS encoding threonine/serine exporter family protein: MILQLITSFIASAMFCILFNTPRRTLLQCGISGMLGWMVYLLLDPHWKSVVATFFATVVVGVVSQIFARSFKMPVIIFSVGGIIPLVPGGLAYDAMRRFVEDDYTTALQAAVQAFLLSGAIATGLVLSEVLGQMFRRSKS; the protein is encoded by the coding sequence ATGATTCTGCAGCTTATTACGAGCTTTATCGCCTCCGCCATGTTCTGCATCCTGTTTAATACTCCCAGACGTACGCTGCTTCAATGCGGAATTTCCGGAATGCTGGGCTGGATGGTATACCTGCTGCTCGATCCCCACTGGAAATCCGTCGTGGCCACCTTCTTCGCCACGGTCGTCGTTGGGGTGGTCAGCCAAATTTTTGCCAGGTCTTTCAAAATGCCGGTCATCATCTTCAGCGTAGGCGGCATTATTCCGCTTGTTCCGGGCGGCCTCGCCTATGATGCCATGCGCAGGTTCGTCGAAGACGATTATACGACCGCGCTGCAGGCCGCCGTTCAGGCTTTTCTGCTCTCGGGAGCCATCGCCACGGGACTTGTGCTCAGCGAGGTGCTTGGGCAGATGTTCCGCCGCAGCAAGAGCTAG
- a CDS encoding threonine/serine exporter family protein — translation MNNAESGTTYEIIDLCLLAGKIMLQNGAETYRVEDTMTRMAAALGFPGAHSYVTPTVIMFTTSRTEQPKLFRIEERTTDLQKVAEVNDISRCLSQRQITSAQARERLALVDDAAHAYSVWLQIMAAALAGGCFTIIFKGSFWDALPALFVSGLGYASVVYLQRLVQIKFFAELTASALIGLLSFLFVQAGIGSETDKIIIGSVMPLVPGLLITNAVRDLMAGHLISGLSKGAEAFLTAFAIGTGIGLVLSFVS, via the coding sequence TTGAACAATGCCGAATCGGGGACAACCTATGAAATTATAGATTTATGCCTGCTGGCCGGAAAAATCATGCTCCAAAACGGCGCGGAGACTTACCGCGTGGAGGATACGATGACGCGTATGGCCGCTGCTCTCGGATTTCCAGGGGCGCACAGCTACGTAACGCCGACCGTCATCATGTTTACGACCAGCCGGACGGAACAGCCCAAGCTGTTCCGCATCGAGGAGCGTACGACCGATCTGCAAAAAGTTGCGGAGGTCAACGACATTTCGCGCTGCCTCAGCCAGCGGCAGATCACATCGGCGCAGGCGCGCGAGCGGCTGGCCTTGGTGGATGATGCGGCGCATGCCTATTCGGTCTGGCTCCAGATTATGGCGGCGGCCCTGGCGGGCGGCTGCTTCACCATCATATTCAAGGGAAGCTTCTGGGACGCTCTGCCCGCACTGTTCGTGTCGGGGCTCGGCTACGCCTCCGTGGTTTATTTGCAAAGGCTGGTCCAGATTAAATTTTTTGCCGAACTCACAGCATCTGCTCTGATTGGGCTGCTGTCCTTCCTGTTCGTTCAAGCCGGCATCGGCTCGGAAACGGATAAGATTATCATCGGCTCCGTCATGCCACTCGTTCCGGGACTGCTGATTACGAACGCCGTCAGAGACTTGATGGCCGGGCATCTTATATCGGGACTGTCCAAGGGAGCCGAGGCATTCCTAACCGCTTTTGCCATCGGAACCGGGATCGGACTTGTGCTGTCCTTCGTTTCATAG
- a CDS encoding DNA polymerase IV — translation MSEKHERIIFLADCQSFYASVEKADHPECKDKPVAVAGSVERRSGIILAACPIAKGYGVTTAERLGEALHKCPDLVVIRPRMQHYIDVSLMITKIYEEFTDLVEIFSIDEQFLDITASLPIFGDPITIAKTIQQKVLSQTGVRVRIGISSNKILAKIATDIWAKKNESGIFTLPQAEIETLLWPQPVHKMFGVGSRMTAHFTRLGINTIGDIARTPLPRLKDKFRARFGKQSDIHAEVMWRTANGLDDSPVKPGTFVTPPKSVGHMMTLPRDYTESWEVDTVLLELTEEVCRDCRRKGYMGSVVSVSCMCSPYESPTGFSRQMKMQDPTNHTNTVIKTVRMLFYKYWDQMPVRRVGVTLSQLVDDQNYQLTLFEDQVKLRALDKATDSIKNRYGSDAIIRASSLTDAGQAKDRSLKIGGHYK, via the coding sequence TTGAGTGAGAAACATGAACGGATTATATTTCTGGCAGATTGTCAAAGCTTCTATGCAAGCGTTGAAAAAGCCGATCACCCGGAATGTAAGGATAAGCCCGTTGCTGTAGCAGGCTCTGTTGAGCGCAGATCAGGAATCATTTTAGCGGCCTGCCCCATTGCAAAAGGATATGGAGTCACTACGGCAGAGCGTCTCGGAGAGGCTTTACATAAATGTCCCGATCTCGTTGTCATTCGTCCCCGGATGCAGCATTATATTGATGTGTCCCTGATGATTACGAAGATTTATGAGGAGTTTACGGATCTTGTTGAAATATTTAGTATTGATGAGCAGTTTTTGGATATTACGGCAAGTCTGCCCATCTTCGGAGATCCTATAACGATTGCCAAAACCATTCAGCAAAAGGTTCTGAGTCAAACAGGAGTGCGGGTGAGGATCGGTATAAGCTCCAATAAAATCCTTGCTAAAATCGCAACGGATATTTGGGCGAAGAAGAATGAAAGTGGCATCTTTACTTTGCCCCAAGCCGAAATCGAAACCCTTCTGTGGCCGCAGCCGGTTCATAAAATGTTCGGCGTCGGTTCGCGTATGACCGCACATTTTACTCGTCTTGGAATAAATACAATCGGAGATATTGCCAGAACGCCTCTACCCCGTCTAAAAGATAAATTTCGTGCCCGCTTTGGCAAGCAATCGGATATTCATGCAGAGGTGATGTGGCGGACGGCGAACGGTCTGGATGATAGTCCAGTTAAACCTGGAACATTTGTTACTCCGCCAAAATCAGTCGGCCATATGATGACTTTACCCAGAGATTATACCGAGTCATGGGAAGTCGATACAGTTTTACTGGAGCTCACAGAGGAGGTATGCCGTGACTGCCGCCGTAAAGGATATATGGGCTCTGTTGTAAGCGTCAGTTGCATGTGCAGCCCCTATGAATCACCGACCGGATTTTCGCGTCAAATGAAGATGCAGGACCCTACAAACCATACCAACACCGTAATTAAGACAGTAAGAATGTTGTTTTATAAATATTGGGATCAAATGCCTGTGCGCCGTGTCGGTGTGACCTTAAGCCAGCTCGTAGACGATCAGAATTATCAGCTCACTCTCTTTGAGGATCAGGTAAAGCTCAGAGCCCTGGATAAAGCTACGGACAGCATAAAAAATCGATACGGCAGCGACGCGATTATAAGAGCCTCATCACTTACCGATGCAGGGCAAGCAAAGGACAGGTCGCTAAAAATCGGCGGGCATTACAAATAA